The following are from one region of the Tenacibaculum dicentrarchi genome:
- a CDS encoding formyltransferase family protein, which yields MEKRFNVFISGQKYFAEMILSICLKKGFNVVGVCCPLDDKYIKPLAAKNEIPIIPAGMLNGDTFPNGVDLGITAHSFDYVGKRTRYKAKLGWIGYHPSLLPLHRGKSAVQWAIKMRESVTGGTVFWLNSGIDRGDIAYQDFTILHPKYFSLKLKVASSRLWRDKLQPMGLNLMSKALDDISSGIIIKNAQDESLSTFEPSMVVTDIYKPDLLMIE from the coding sequence ATGGAGAAACGTTTTAACGTATTTATAAGCGGTCAAAAGTATTTTGCCGAAATGATTTTAAGCATATGCTTAAAAAAAGGATTTAATGTTGTGGGTGTTTGTTGCCCTTTAGACGATAAGTATATAAAGCCCTTAGCGGCTAAAAATGAAATCCCGATAATTCCTGCGGGAATGCTAAATGGAGATACTTTTCCTAACGGTGTAGACTTAGGGATTACCGCTCATTCATTTGACTACGTGGGTAAAAGAACTCGTTACAAGGCTAAATTAGGGTGGATAGGTTATCATCCAAGTTTATTGCCATTACATAGAGGTAAAAGTGCCGTACAATGGGCAATTAAGATGCGGGAGTCTGTTACTGGAGGAACAGTATTTTGGTTAAATTCTGGAATTGATAGAGGCGATATTGCCTACCAAGATTTTACAATATTACACCCTAAATATTTTAGTTTAAAATTAAAAGTAGCTTCCAGTAGATTATGGAGAGATAAACTGCAACCAATGGGCTTAAATCTTATGAGTAAAGCTTTGGATGATATATCTAGTGGGATTATAATAAAAAATGCTCAGGATGAAAGTTTATCGACTTTTGAGCCATCTATGGTAGTAACTGATATTTATAAACCTGATTTATTAATGATTGAGTAG
- a CDS encoding TonB-dependent receptor plug domain-containing protein, producing MKKTLLLILFCVLIFQVSAQKTAIIKGTLTNKFNIPIQGIAISYLSKGTTTNANGQYKIIIPMHKTVRVTFSHVTYKTITKKFTSRGKEIFNYAPTFYFKNQDLEEVIVKNYRKQAKGINTISTKKVKNILGANAGVENILMTLPGVSNNNELSTQYNVRGGNFDENLVYVNGIQVYRPFLIRSGQQEGLSFINPQMIQNINFSAGGFQAKYGDKLSSVLDISYRKPTTFGAKIALSLLGASFTIEDTFLNNKLSTLVGVRYRDNSLFVNSKQVEVNFKPTFADVQTFLSYKATKKLTLNFLSNFSINKYKYQPLTRKTRFGTLANPLELIVYYQGQEKDEFKTLFGAFSSNYQINDALKITGTISTFNTQEEEYFDIAAAYKLNEITKTSENNQNFEEVTFAQGIGSQINHARNDLDALIRTIQFKATLKDGKNEWKTGVKFQTENIKDRINEWEVIDSLGFSIRPPHHSTNMQPYEPFTAAIEPFNKVKSKNNIDINRISSFLQFSRKTTWKNHLVWLNIGVRSHNWSVKNTAKNIIKNTRNQVTFSPRAQFAIKPDDWGKDILFRISGGWYFQPPSYKELRAYNGEIHPKVKAQKAIHFVAANDYSFKLWKRPFKLTTELYYKKLTDVNAYSVDNVRIRYRADNATKAYAYGLDIRLNGEFVPGNDSWVSFGYLKTQENTNDQGYIARPTDQRLKFGVLFQDYVPNIPSLKAYLNIVYNTGLPGGSPAYTDVYKYQHRLNDYKRADVGISYIFNDILKKKSTGFLANFKELTAGLELFNLFDIRNSITNTWVRDAYSKRQYGIPNHMTGRVLNLKIGMQF from the coding sequence TTGAAAAAAACACTCTTATTAATATTATTTTGCGTCTTGATTTTTCAGGTTTCTGCACAAAAAACAGCCATTATAAAAGGAACTTTAACAAATAAATTTAACATTCCTATTCAAGGAATTGCTATTTCTTATTTATCAAAAGGAACAACAACCAATGCTAACGGGCAGTATAAAATTATCATTCCAATGCATAAAACAGTCCGCGTTACCTTTAGCCATGTTACTTATAAAACCATTACTAAAAAATTCACCTCTCGAGGAAAAGAAATTTTTAACTACGCCCCTACTTTTTATTTTAAAAACCAAGACTTAGAAGAGGTTATTGTTAAAAACTATCGAAAACAAGCAAAAGGAATTAATACAATTTCTACCAAAAAAGTTAAAAATATACTCGGTGCAAATGCAGGTGTTGAAAATATTTTGATGACACTTCCAGGGGTTAGTAATAACAACGAATTAAGTACGCAATATAATGTTAGAGGCGGAAATTTCGATGAAAACCTTGTTTATGTAAACGGAATTCAAGTATATCGCCCATTTTTAATTCGTTCGGGGCAACAGGAAGGTTTGAGTTTTATCAATCCGCAAATGATTCAAAATATTAATTTTTCGGCAGGTGGTTTTCAAGCTAAATATGGCGATAAACTTTCTTCTGTTTTAGATATTAGCTACCGAAAACCGACTACATTTGGCGCAAAAATAGCTTTGAGTTTACTAGGAGCAAGTTTTACAATAGAAGATACTTTTCTAAACAATAAATTAAGTACTCTTGTTGGAGTTCGCTATCGCGACAATAGTTTATTTGTAAATAGCAAACAGGTTGAAGTAAATTTTAAACCTACTTTTGCTGATGTTCAAACTTTTTTATCATATAAAGCAACTAAAAAACTAACCTTAAATTTTTTAAGTAATTTTTCGATAAATAAATACAAATACCAACCGCTGACCAGAAAAACACGTTTTGGAACACTTGCCAATCCGCTGGAATTAATCGTCTATTATCAAGGGCAAGAAAAAGACGAGTTTAAAACCCTTTTTGGTGCTTTTTCTTCGAATTATCAAATAAATGACGCCTTAAAAATAACAGGAACTATTTCAACTTTCAATACCCAAGAAGAAGAATATTTCGATATTGCTGCGGCCTACAAGCTAAACGAAATTACAAAAACCTCTGAAAACAATCAAAATTTTGAAGAAGTAACCTTTGCACAAGGAATTGGCTCGCAAATAAACCATGCTCGAAATGATTTAGACGCTTTAATCCGTACTATTCAATTTAAAGCTACTTTAAAAGATGGAAAAAACGAATGGAAAACTGGTGTGAAATTTCAAACAGAAAACATAAAAGACCGTATTAATGAATGGGAAGTTATTGATTCTTTAGGCTTTAGTATTCGTCCACCACATCATAGTACTAATATGCAACCATATGAGCCTTTTACGGCAGCTATTGAACCTTTTAATAAGGTAAAGTCAAAAAATAATATTGATATTAATCGTATTAGTAGTTTTTTACAATTTAGTCGAAAAACTACTTGGAAAAATCATCTAGTTTGGCTAAACATTGGCGTTAGGTCACATAATTGGAGTGTAAAAAATACGGCTAAAAACATCATTAAAAATACTAGAAATCAAGTTACATTTAGCCCAAGAGCACAATTTGCAATTAAACCCGATGATTGGGGCAAAGACATACTTTTTAGAATTTCAGGAGGATGGTATTTTCAGCCACCATCTTACAAAGAATTACGTGCTTATAATGGAGAAATTCATCCGAAGGTAAAAGCACAAAAAGCTATTCATTTTGTGGCAGCAAACGACTATAGTTTTAAGCTTTGGAAGCGCCCTTTTAAATTAACAACCGAATTATATTACAAAAAATTAACCGATGTAAATGCCTATTCAGTCGATAATGTTCGAATTCGATACCGTGCCGATAACGCAACAAAAGCCTACGCTTACGGATTAGATATTCGTTTAAATGGCGAGTTTGTACCAGGAAATGATAGCTGGGTGAGTTTCGGATATTTAAAAACACAAGAAAACACCAATGACCAAGGTTATATTGCCCGACCAACCGATCAGCGTTTAAAATTTGGCGTGTTATTTCAAGATTACGTACCTAATATTCCGAGCTTAAAAGCCTACTTAAATATTGTGTATAACACCGGATTACCTGGTGGTTCACCTGCTTATACCGATGTATATAAATATCAGCATAGATTAAACGATTACAAACGTGCCGATGTTGGTATTTCTTATATTTTTAATGATATTTTAAAGAAAAAAAGTACTGGTTTTTTAGCCAATTTTAAAGAATTAACCGCAGGTTTAGAGCTTTTCAATTTATTTGACATCCGTAACTCAATAACAAATACTTGGGTTCGTGATGCGTATAGTAAACGACAATACGGTATTCCAAATCACATGACAGGAAGGGTTTTAAACCTTAAAATTGGCATGCAGTTTTAA
- a CDS encoding M23 family metallopeptidase has product MKFYFSIIILLFFYSGNAQQQYPRNYFSAPLKIPVILSGTFGELRSNHFHSGIDIKTQGKQGIPIYATANGYVSRIKVSQYGFGKAIYLDHPNGYTTVYAHLQKFEPTIEKYVKSVQYEKKNYQTGNLFTPHEQFPIKKGQIIGYSGDTGGSGGPHLHYEIRDTKTEHIINPLLFGITPKDDTAPTVQKIMAYPLNAQSRVNNSSSKLVLSFKKTAPNNYISQRITASGVIGFGVSVFDRLNDASNKNGIYSLEMKVNGSRVYYHDLETFSFAESKYINLLIDYKHYKTYKNRIQKTHKVKANRLNLYEDLVNNGKIRIENGASYQVEIIAKDIKHNTTSIKIPVKGVKSNLVFKEKDSTAYKIIASDFHKYTLKNVTIAFPKNTFYTDCFIDFSIDNDIVKVHNKTVPIDKRYTLTFNTSLLTDAQKKQVYIANVNNIKYPRYANTKKKANKIYTSTKVLGSYKLLFDSIKPTIKLYNFKNKQWLSKNKTLKVKIKDNQSGIKNFNATIDGEWILMQYNHKKGLLTYNFNDKKLIGSKHIFKLVVSDNVGNLKKLSALFYKK; this is encoded by the coding sequence TTGAAATTTTATTTTTCTATTATTATTTTATTGTTTTTTTACTCTGGAAATGCGCAACAGCAATACCCTAGAAACTATTTTTCAGCCCCTTTAAAAATTCCTGTTATTTTATCAGGTACTTTTGGTGAACTCCGTAGTAATCACTTTCATTCTGGAATAGATATAAAAACACAAGGAAAACAAGGTATTCCTATTTATGCAACTGCAAATGGCTATGTTTCTCGTATTAAAGTATCACAATATGGTTTTGGAAAAGCCATTTATTTAGATCATCCTAACGGATATACCACCGTATATGCGCATCTTCAAAAATTTGAACCTACTATTGAAAAATACGTTAAAAGCGTTCAGTATGAAAAAAAAAATTATCAAACAGGTAACTTATTTACCCCACACGAACAATTTCCTATAAAAAAAGGGCAAATTATTGGTTATAGTGGCGATACTGGAGGTTCTGGAGGTCCTCATTTACATTATGAAATTAGAGACACTAAAACCGAACATATTATAAATCCGTTGTTATTTGGTATTACCCCAAAAGATGACACCGCTCCTACGGTTCAAAAAATAATGGCGTATCCGTTAAATGCGCAATCTAGAGTTAATAATTCTAGTTCAAAATTGGTACTGTCCTTTAAAAAAACTGCGCCTAACAATTATATTAGTCAACGAATTACAGCTAGTGGCGTTATTGGTTTTGGTGTGAGTGTTTTTGATAGATTAAATGACGCTAGTAATAAAAACGGAATTTACAGCCTTGAAATGAAAGTAAACGGCAGTAGGGTTTATTATCATGACCTTGAAACCTTTTCATTTGCTGAAAGTAAATACATTAATTTATTGATTGATTACAAACACTATAAAACCTACAAAAATAGAATTCAGAAAACACACAAAGTAAAAGCCAACAGATTAAATTTATATGAAGATTTGGTTAATAATGGTAAAATACGCATCGAAAATGGCGCTAGTTATCAAGTAGAAATTATTGCTAAAGATATTAAACACAATACTACAAGTATTAAAATACCCGTTAAAGGCGTAAAAAGTAATTTAGTTTTTAAAGAAAAAGACAGCACAGCTTATAAAATAATTGCAAGTGATTTTCATAAATACACCCTTAAAAATGTAACTATTGCCTTTCCTAAAAACACCTTTTACACCGATTGTTTTATTGATTTTTCTATTGATAATGATATCGTAAAAGTTCATAATAAAACCGTGCCGATAGACAAAAGATATACCTTAACTTTTAACACCTCTCTTTTAACTGACGCTCAAAAAAAACAAGTTTATATTGCCAATGTTAACAATATAAAATACCCCCGATACGCCAACACAAAAAAGAAAGCTAATAAAATATATACCTCAACCAAAGTTTTAGGAAGTTATAAATTACTTTTTGATAGCATAAAGCCAACTATTAAATTATACAATTTTAAAAACAAACAATGGTTATCAAAAAACAAGACACTAAAAGTAAAAATTAAAGATAATCAATCTGGTATTAAAAATTTCAATGCAACCATTGATGGCGAATGGATTTTAATGCAATACAATCATAAAAAAGGATTACTTACGTATAATTTTAATGATAAAAAACTAATTGGAAGCAAGCATATTTTTAAACTTGTTGTTTCTGATAATGTTGGTAATTTAAAAAAACTTTCGGCACTTTTCTATAAAAAGTAG
- a CDS encoding GNAT family N-acetyltransferase has product MSERQKIKLDIFKTNGTYWKYFKEHYYLDLKHPPCAEYFVGTVNGELVCHVAVMPLFTANAYRASRLVVMPEWQGAGVGTAFLNQIMQYHLDGYGRRNKNFHTFFHTSHPQLANYLRSSAKWQQTSAKLYGANKKRSIESIAKTAKKGTFKGGGYGGHFRAIQGFKFLGNGETF; this is encoded by the coding sequence ATTTCCGAACGACAAAAAATCAAACTTGATATTTTCAAGACAAACGGAACTTACTGGAAGTATTTTAAAGAGCATTATTATTTAGACTTAAAACACCCACCATGTGCGGAGTATTTTGTTGGAACAGTAAACGGCGAGCTTGTTTGTCATGTGGCTGTGATGCCTTTATTTACGGCAAATGCTTATAGGGCATCAAGGCTTGTTGTAATGCCCGAGTGGCAAGGTGCGGGAGTTGGAACTGCCTTTTTAAACCAAATAATGCAATACCATTTAGATGGCTATGGGCGTAGAAATAAAAATTTTCATACATTTTTTCATACGAGCCATCCGCAACTTGCAAATTATTTGCGTTCCTCAGCTAAATGGCAACAAACTAGTGCCAAACTTTATGGTGCTAATAAAAAACGCTCTATTGAAAGCATAGCAAAAACTGCTAAAAAAGGAACATTTAAAGGTGGCGGATATGGTGGTCATTTTAGAGCAATTCAAGGATTTAAATTTTTAGGAAATGGAGAAACGTTTTAA
- a CDS encoding DUF349 domain-containing protein, which yields MLENNEKELQEPITEQVIAEKAETEKAVNEVEIEVANEAEKVDEKHEIPMLDYATMELSTLVDELNKLLRGYEIQQLKSNVDALKNAFNTKFSNLVAEKKEAFLAEGGNIIDFQFSSPVKADYNKLLTEYKIKRDAHYTKLENQLKENLEKRNSLIDELKTLIGKADAKTMYNEFQEIQKKWRTIGAVPKTKYNDTWKIYHHHVERFYDLLDLNKDFRELDFKHNLEEKLKIITRAKALNEVADVNVAFKDLQDLHRIWKEEIGPVGKEHREDVWGKFSEATKKIHDKRHQYFRELKSKYQEMIDAKLEVVAQINAFDTSNNNSHNDWQKSIIELEKLRKKYFDIGKLPYNKSEAVWQQFKSATKKFNSAKNVFYKAEKSTQNDNLKNKIALIELAESIKDSDDWENTTNTMKRIQSDWKKIGHVPRKFSDDIWKRFKDACNYYFDRLNTQKNEQNKEQLELVVAKKEFIEQLKTSEDLTLENLQERILQWRTLGSLPRNARHLDEKFNKAVDAHLGNLNMSKGDIELMKFKNSIDTYLSQKDFKKLDNEQYFIRKKIDENVREMQQLENNLGFFSNAKPDNPLVLNVRKGIQEFKDQLDIWKAKLNYIKKLDY from the coding sequence ATGTTAGAAAATAACGAAAAAGAATTACAAGAACCAATTACTGAACAAGTTATTGCAGAAAAAGCAGAAACAGAAAAAGCAGTAAATGAAGTAGAGATTGAAGTAGCTAATGAAGCTGAAAAAGTGGATGAAAAGCACGAAATACCAATGTTAGATTACGCTACTATGGAGTTAAGTACTTTGGTAGATGAATTAAATAAGTTATTACGTGGCTATGAAATACAACAGTTAAAATCGAATGTTGATGCTCTTAAAAATGCTTTTAATACTAAATTTAGTAATTTAGTAGCAGAAAAAAAAGAAGCATTTTTAGCCGAAGGAGGAAATATAATAGATTTTCAGTTTTCAAGTCCTGTTAAAGCAGACTATAACAAATTATTAACAGAGTATAAAATAAAGCGTGATGCTCATTATACTAAGTTAGAAAATCAATTAAAAGAAAACTTAGAAAAAAGAAACAGTTTAATTGATGAATTGAAAACATTAATTGGTAAAGCAGATGCTAAAACAATGTACAATGAGTTTCAAGAAATTCAAAAAAAATGGAGAACCATTGGAGCTGTACCAAAAACAAAATATAATGATACGTGGAAAATTTACCATCATCATGTAGAGCGTTTTTATGATTTATTAGACTTAAATAAAGACTTTAGAGAACTAGATTTTAAACATAATTTAGAAGAAAAATTAAAAATAATTACTCGTGCAAAGGCTTTAAATGAAGTTGCAGATGTAAACGTAGCCTTTAAAGATTTACAAGATTTACACCGTATTTGGAAAGAGGAAATAGGACCTGTAGGTAAAGAACATAGAGAAGATGTTTGGGGTAAATTTAGTGAAGCTACTAAAAAAATACACGATAAACGTCATCAATATTTTAGAGAATTAAAATCTAAATATCAAGAAATGATTGATGCAAAATTAGAAGTTGTTGCACAAATTAATGCATTTGATACTTCTAATAATAATTCTCATAACGATTGGCAAAAAAGTATTATAGAACTTGAAAAACTACGTAAAAAGTACTTTGATATAGGTAAATTACCATACAATAAAAGTGAAGCTGTTTGGCAACAATTTAAAAGTGCTACCAAAAAATTTAACAGTGCAAAAAATGTTTTTTATAAGGCAGAAAAAAGTACTCAAAACGATAATTTAAAAAATAAAATAGCTTTAATTGAACTTGCTGAGAGCATAAAAGATAGCGATGATTGGGAGAATACAACCAACACAATGAAGCGTATTCAGTCTGATTGGAAAAAAATAGGACATGTGCCAAGAAAGTTTTCTGATGATATTTGGAAACGATTTAAAGATGCTTGTAACTATTATTTTGATAGATTAAATACTCAAAAAAATGAACAAAATAAAGAGCAACTAGAACTTGTTGTTGCTAAAAAAGAGTTTATAGAGCAGTTAAAAACATCTGAAGATTTAACCTTAGAAAACCTTCAGGAGCGTATTTTACAGTGGAGAACTTTAGGTTCTTTACCAAGAAATGCACGCCATTTAGACGAAAAATTCAATAAAGCTGTTGATGCGCATTTAGGAAACTTAAATATGAGTAAAGGTGACATCGAGCTGATGAAGTTTAAAAATTCTATTGATACGTATTTATCTCAAAAAGACTTTAAAAAATTAGACAACGAACAATATTTTATCCGTAAAAAAATAGATGAAAATGTTCGTGAAATGCAACAATTAGAAAATAACTTAGGGTTCTTTTCAAATGCAAAACCTGATAATCCTTTAGTTTTAAATGTTCGTAAAGGAATTCAAGAATTTAAAGACCAATTAGATATTTGGAAAGCAAAATTAAATTATATTAAAAAATTAGATTACTAA